caaaaacagaaagtttttcctttctcatacctccgtcattattgcgctgaggacgattgaaagccgtctccacatcttttaaatacattccacagaaagtaagcgactcatattgaacccaagcctctataattgatcctttGGGCTTTgccctgttgcgtacactttttttcagctctccgagaagcctgtcaaaataaaacgatatgatacaaattagcaagcctgtgataatgatgcatacacaaacgaaaaggattatatacctttctattggatacatccagcgatagttgacaggaccagcaagcaatgcctcttatggcaagtgaaccatcacgtgcatcatacttgtgaagaaagctggaggaaatatcatctcaaacttgcataggacttggacaatgtcatggcgcaactgaaacatgtctgtctttcgcaatgtttttgccgtcagttgggaaaaaaatctggacaacaacatgattggcttcacaacatcttccggcaatagatgtcgaatacccacaggaagtaggcgttgcataaacacatggcagtcatggctcttaagtccagtaaatttacccccgtCAACATTCACAcaacgtgcgatattagaagcatacccatcaggaaactttacagacgatacaaactttagaaactctttttttgtcattcggtttcatagaaaagaatgcaagatcccttctagctttatcactgtccctgtTCATCCATAacccccttcgtatgcccattctttccaaatcaagacgggctttgattgtgtcctttgtcttgccctcgatatctagaatcgtgcccaccaatgtgtcaaatacatttttctcaacatgcatcacatctagattgtgcctcaatttgagtttcgaccaatatgggagctcaaaaaacataggcttgtgagtccagttcatatgtgtagaaggtctggtccgactaactgtttttccgaacggagcaaaatccaagcggttcagctgttccaagatctcatcaccggaccattctctaggtctgaggcgacgctctgtgttcccgtcgaactctttatctttttctcgccactcgtggtcccatggcaaccatctccgatgaccaaggtaacaaactttttcagcgtgccaaccagaagttacatcttccttgcatacaagacatgccatataaccctttgtgctccacccagaaaccattgcatatgctggaaaatcattcacagtccacataactgctgcccgcaaagtgaacatcttcccagttgatttatcgtatgtgcgaacaccgtttgtccataaatccttcagctcatcaaccagcggccttaagtaaacatcgattgacctcccaggatcctcagttatcaaagcagtcatcatcatgtattcttttttcatgcatttccaaggcggcaaattatatgggaatacgaaaatcggccaagtgctgtggtgttggtttagaaccccatacggattgaatccgtcagtggcaagtcccaatctcacatttcggggatcagcagcaaactcggggaacgttcgatcgaactctttccatgcctccccatctgcaggatgccgcatcacatcatcgtctacccgtttttccttatgccatctcatgtctgtggcagtatgcgtcgacatatacaatcgctgcaacctaggtttcaggggagataacgcatgactttttgtgggatcttagtcgttctattctgagatgtcattttgaacctcgactcattgcatatagggcatgtatccaacgtttcatgctccttgtagaataacatgcaattatttttgcaagcatgaatttttttcataacccaatccaagaccattcaacaccttctgcgcgtgtttatggtctttcggcaaacaattgtccgtcggaagcattctcttgaaaacccccaaaaagtaatcgaaacacaggttcgacatacgatactttatttttccgtgcattagctctacaatggccgtgagaacggaaaagctctcgcaccccgggtataactcttggttggcattttttaacagtttttcatattgttcaaactccgcgctgtctattggtgtaggcacgtcatcttccctttcgtgattgatgttggtcgatgcaaatggaaaagcatcctgtataatatccatgacttgatcattaggatccacaataggttcaacattgtccattcttgtggcatttgaagacgaagcatggtctaattgttccccatgaaggttccaaatgctatatgtctcaatcattccattccttactaaatgaaatccaacattttcaattgtctcccacaacgtgttattacacctcctacaaggacaacggattctagttgcacccgggttgtgtctacgtgcaaactcaataaaatcctcgattccatccaagtattcgtctgagcatctattcgggttctgtatccaccttctgctcataattcctgaaaccacaatcacaacacaacaatcacaacaacttcatacgaagttataatgtcaccttatgcctccggtaagggccctatcccattcgggaatgcatagtcctgtcacgtaacctacggctacatgagattagatttcgacatggatgaattttggcagcatctcgatacagttcttgaggtgggcataggtataaatacctacgtaccacccgaagaacgtaccgagatgacaccaaaatctccacaatcgaaacctaatcatgtagccgtagattacgtgacaacactatgcattaccaaactgtccaaatagtgggacaattcaagaattaattggaccgcagtcatgctttacgcatccatgtacgaaatccaactaatctcgaacgggaaactaaatgttactaaacatacaaataaaagtacgaagttaatttcaattaacttcgtacatcacaacacattgtgctacgtcacgcacaatttaacaacataatataaatataacttcacaaaaaaaatatacacataacaaactaactttaacatttttaatatataaaacgaataaaatacattctcaatcgttctccaccaatcgctaattacaaatatccctaacgataacaaaattaatagcgttagtacgaatttacattaatagtTTTAAAcaaacgacaaaaaatacttacccAATGAACGTACTGAATTTCCAGCAGAGGTAGCGGCATagaggttgagagagaggcagaaacaaaaaaattttgcattctacctctgcaatggcagaattctgatatgaagaagaaggactttgctCGACGAATAATAAATTTCGTAGCGCAAATTGCCGTcacgaaaaaccatttttccgTCACACAAAACTATTTTTTTCGTCGAGCAAAAACTTGTCGACAAAAAACTTTTGCGCCACGCATGACATTTTCGTCACAcaaactttcgtcgcgcaagaatgtACCGACATcaactttacgcgacgaaaaCTAATTCCGTcacgcaaaaaaaaaaaaatcccccctcaattattttggctccaaaaaaaaaatccctcgttttcttacgcgatGATAAACGATTTCGTCtcgctaagttgtcttttgcgaTGAAACATGTCGTCGCACAAGTTTTCGCAGCCAATTAAAGGGATCGATCCCTGTTTTGTGTTTACCTTTACGCGACGAAGTGTCCCATCGTCGCGCTaggttttcttacgcgacgattCTTCTCGCCGCGCAAGTGTTTGGCGCCAACAGAAAACCCGGGTTTTTTTCCgctcactttgcgcgacgaagataaATGTTCGAGGTTTTGCGCTTTgaaaaatttggtcgcgcaagttttcaattttttgcgctacgaaactttttttccttctttgtaTTGCATTTTGCGTGACGAActtgtattcgtcgcgcaaatagcaAAACGTAGTAGTGATGGCAGAGTAACAGGAGTTACATGATTATTTAGAAGCAACATAAGCccttatttttcatatttcaaaccCATGGGCATCCAAAAGCACGGACTGAGTCAGCAATTGAAGCTGTTTAATTTAGCATACCCAGCCAAAAACATGATACCTAGCGAAAACACGCGAATCCTGTACAGACTTTGACCCTGAAAAATGTGCCACAAGTAGCATggtgaaattggtacttaggtgacgagaggtaaacttaaaagatattcaaccaagaacgcaacaaacttcacactctagaccttgaccaaatactctaatgactagtcaactgtcaGATTTGAATTATACGAAATAATaacatacacagagcataccaaGATGTACCTGCAAGCTtagagaattactagtgataacctaggcactcaaaaggacccatcaatctaggcatcccctgtgctagcaacaactatggtgaaagtgtgcgaagacaacataatcaagcaaacaccaaacagcagataatgatgactagtcaactacaaggatacaaacccagaattcatacgatgactagtcaaccaccaagaacacaaacccataattcatatgatgactagtcaaccacaattcatacgatgactagtcaactaccaagaacacaaacccagaattcatacgatgactagtcaaccaccaagaacacaaacccagaaaaattacagagatgcaaacagaaattgttcacccaaaaacccaccattgggaaaaactgggggtcatcaaccgaccaggcaatccactaagtagaaaaagattcttacaaaggaacacaagcaagctcaagaaaaacctagatctatttaggaagatgagctatacctcctttgtgcaatcttcttctccaacttagcaaagcttgaagctcagttcttcatggcaatggcagctccttctccagctcattcatcccatggcactagcttgcaagctctaactcatacagaaatgaaatttggattcatggagaaaatgaccaatttcttcaagaaaccatactcttgaagaaatcaatcttgaatctgacctagatgtatatgatagagtgtttgatctagcaagatgaagttttcatatttcaaatgcagttttcaaaaagaaacaatttggaaaactcaaagatgaaaaatatgaaggttactcttgaggaagaagaagcgaaagtttgctatgaaactttccaaaacttgtCCCCAAAAGTGATGGCTGCCAAATGAGGAATTCTTTGACTTTTACCAAAAATTCCTAGGTCAAAATAGACACATGGCAGCTGAGAAATTCgtagaaaatgacaaaaaaatggTTAAACCCCAGCTGGAAACAGTGAGCTGGAAATCCTAATTGAAACAaaagttgactagtcatacgaaagaaagatgactagtcatacgaatgcaagatgactagtcatacgaaggaaagatgactagtcataatctTAAGAAATTTAGTGAATGCAATGTAGTGTAATGCAAAATTTACCTTTGTCAAACGCATTGTTTTTCATCAGAATGTAGGTAgataagaacacctagagaagtAATTCTTAATCTAAACTTAGAGCTTGGGAAACTACAATGATTGTCctattacaaaattgtcaagggaagccaaaagaaaaaactcaaaatgcatacattaacacaTGGCAAGCACCGTGCTTTGCGCACTCTTATGTTCTGCATTGTTTGTCACAGTTCTGGGCTTTGATACAAATGCCTGACCATCCGGGACGGACCCAGGAATTTTATGTCGTAGGGTCATAGtgtaaaagttcaatttttttttaaagattaaaacaacgaaaataaaactacagtacattcattcataattcatgtaaaaaacaacattacaaattacaattggCCACGACGAGgattcatattttgaaaacgTAGCATTATAGCTTCATTTTCAATACAATCAAAAACATCCTTCTCAACATAAACAAGCAAGCTATCACTCAACCATTGATCTCCCATTTTGTTCCGAAGGGGACCTTTGATAATATTCATGACGGAGAATGCCCTCTCGACTGAAGCAGTAGCAACCGGTAAAACTAGAGCCAATGTAATAAGCAAATACACATAATTGAATGCTCGATGCATCCTTGtctccaccattttttttgCAAGATCACCAATCCCGTGCAAGTCAGAGAAATCACTACTCGAACTCACATAATGAATATAAAGCTCAAGTTGATCATCAAGTGCCAAAAGATCCCCATCCGAAAAGTCTTGAGGATAAAATTGAGCAAGACGAAGTAACTTTTGTTTATCAAAAGCTACAAATGAATCATTTGGACTCAAACATGCCAAACAAATAAGCAACTCAGTATTTACCTCATTAAAACGATCATCTAACTCCGTAAGTTGCTCGTCAATGACATAAATAAAGAGCTCCACACGATAATGATGACGATTTGTCTTTATTGGAGCATTACGCCTTGACCTCCCTGGAAGTACGAAGGCCTCATCCATGTTAGGAACATCAATATGATGTTTGTCACAAAATGAAGACACCTCTTCAACCAATGCATCAAACCCATTATTCCTCATCCAATGTAGCTTTTCCTTGCATGATTTCACCAAAGCCATTGCATTCACAAtttcttgatctttcttttgcaatgcTTGTGACACATCATTTGTGAGTCCCAATATAGCCTTCATTAAGAATGGGTGAAACACAAACTGAAAAGTAAGCATTTCCCTTTGAATCTTATTTGCTTCACCGGCACTATCATTGGGATTATCATCAATAATCATTTGAAGCACATGAATCACAGATgaaaacatagaaatgatGCTAATAATGGTACCGTAATGTGAGCTCCATCGTGTGTCACCGGCACATTTGAGACTTGTTTCTTGATGCAAACCTCGCCCCGTTATAAGACAATCATTTTCAAAAGCTATCACAAGTTCTTCTTGAAGTTGTGCTCTAAGTGCATCACGCCGCTTACACGATGCTCCAACATGGTTAACCACACTATTAGTGGTTGTGAAGAAAGAGGCAATATCAATATTCTTCTTTGCTACGGCAACAAGTGctagttgaagttgatgagcaaAGCAATGAACATAGTATGCACAAGGttgttctctcaaaatctttgttttaaGGCCTTTCAACTCACCTCTCATATTGCTAGCTCCATCATAACCTTGTCCTCGTAACTTGGAAAAGCTCAAACCattggaagaaaagaatatgtCAATGGCATCCTTTAGTGAACTTGAAGTGGTGTCGGTAACATGTTGAAcccccacaaacctttcaattacATGCCCTTTGTCATCCACATAACGCAACACCATAGCCATTTGCTCTTTCACAAAAATATCACGTGCTTCATCCACCAATATAGAAAAGAATCTATCTTTTAAATCACTCATGATGACATCAAGTGTTTCCCCGGCACATGCATTGACAATATCTTTTTGAATCTTTGGAGCTACTAACTTGAGATTCCCCGGAGCATTTTCCAACACAACTTCTTTAACTTTCTCATCATTGTCTGCAAGGAATTGCAATAGCTCCAAGTAATTTCCCCTATTGCTTGAAGTGGCACTTTCATCATTTCCACGAAAAGAAAGACCTTGTCTCAATAGAAACTTAGTGCACTTGATTGATGCAATTAAGCATCTTCGATATGCCATACGAGCTTGTTCAGAGTGTTTGCTCACAGCCGTTTCAATATGTGTATTTTGATTCATCAAATTTGTAGCGGCTTCTCTAACTTTATTATGAACACTACCAGTTCAGCttctttgtgagagcttttcatctctcctttgtgagagcttttcatctctcctttgtgagagttttatttatattgttatggcttggttttttcaagctttatctcttttttattattctaagtttgcaatcttagttgggatgcatatgccagagtttctttgATCATGtctgatcgttagtggagacacACCAGattatcttaattttgatattagaccgaTTAGTTATTGTAATGacccttttgtggctagtttgtattgggcCTTTGTGACTAGTggtttttttggctgaattataaatgcaattatagaatttctcaaccaaaaaaaatgaaaaattgaacCTATTgtttctctaaataatgtgcctattttttctctctaaataatgtacctatttttttttctctactaATGTATACAtagtaaaacaatttacctagtataatagactatttttttccttctaaataatgtacctatttttaatttataaaaaaatgtgcataaatttcaattatacaatgtacctattttttataaattattgtgtacctatttttagttaatgaaaaatgtacgaaaatttcaatttcaaagtAATTGacctagtttttttttttttttggggtaaataatatacctatatttttatacgtatatatttatatttatatttttcatgtgtacattattggatatgtaatttatatatatatatatatattgcaatTTTAAGGGGCGATATGTTGGAGGAATtggcaaccaaaagaaatgaagtgattgatatgattttaatagggagttttaattataattatggcagttaataaaatacttggaataaattatagaataatgaatatatatgtctaagaaataaaaattgtagGGACCTATATTGGACAATCCCTTAAATTAATGATGAAAGCATTAACTGGTTAAGATTCTAAGATATCTTCATGAAAGTCAGTCTAACACGTATTGGCAGTATGGattctatctatctatcttgATTCTCTCAAGCCTGTCTTGACATTGTTTAGACCTGATGCTCAAATCTCAATGCtcataattcattaaatttatatatgcagGGCGACATTAGCTTCTTTCATTAGTCTGCAACTGCATTAATGCATGTGTTAAGATTtaagcaaattaatatttcattaCATTCAGGAATAAATCGGTTTGTTGTCTTCATCAATCATATCTTGTTGCAGGGACAAAAGAgacgaaaaatataaaaagaacaTTGACTAAGTGGTTACtttctatttaaaatcacACCGCGCTTTGGATTAGTATTATTTGGTTAAATTATATTAGATGGATGAATGGTCTCTGAGATGACCTTTAAAAAAAGACCTAATTAACAGATGAACGATTTTTATTATTGGATCGTATCGACATTTAGGTACACACACACTACAGATTACAATACGAAATGGGCCTCACAATTTGAACAGTTTGGATCACCATTGACTCATATTGGAAACAAACATATATAGCTTATTGTAAACAACAAGGGGAGGGTACAAATTTAAAGCAGTACAAACATGAGTTACATGATTAAACAACACGTGTGGGTTCTCGCCGATCCAGCAGAACTGCGAGAGCCTTTATTTTTGAGCTTCCAAACAGAAAAGTACACGATCCACAAGCATAGAACGAGGCAGCAGCAAAACCTCTTTATTTcctgcatgcatgcatgcctAGCCAAAACATAAACTTGCTTGCTTGACCTAATTATTAATGTTTTTTACAAAAGTAGCAGAAGCATGCAAACCCTTTAAAGACCTTCACACCGAGAACGTTGCGATAAGTTGCATGGCAGGCACCGTGCTTTGCACGTTCCCATGTCTTGCATTGTTTGTCACAGTTCTTGGATTTGATACAAACCCCTGACCATGTCTTGCTACGCTTCGACTCCAGCGGGCATATTACTCCCTCTGCCGTTGGCACCACTGTTTATCGcacaaattcaataaaatattcaatttcgcatatattaaaaataaaatttataggatgataattataaaaa
This region of Prunus dulcis unplaced genomic scaffold, ALMONDv2, whole genome shotgun sequence genomic DNA includes:
- the LOC117613013 gene encoding zinc finger MYM-type protein 1-like, with product MAYRRCLIASIKCTKFLLRQGLSFRGNDESATSSNRGNYLELLQFLADNDEKVKEVVLENAPGNLKLVAPKIQKDIVNACAGETLDVIMSDLKDRFFSILVDEARDIFVKEQMAMVLRYVDDKGHVIERFVGVQHVTDTTSSSLKDAIDIFFSSNGLSFSKLRGQGYDGASNMRGELKGLKTKILREQPCAYYVHCFAHQLQLALVAVAKKNIDIASFFTTTNSVVNHVGASCKRRDALRAQLQEELVIAFENDCLITGRGLHQETSLKCAGDTRWSSHYGTIISIISMFSSVIHVLQMIIDDNPNDSAGEANKIQREMLTFQFVFHPFLMKAILGLTNDVSQALQKKDQEIVNAMALVKSCKEKLHWMRNNGFDALVEEVSSFCDKHHIDVPNMDEAFVLPGRSRRNAPIKTNRHHYRVELFIYVIDEQLTELDDRFNEVNTELLICLACLSPNDSFVAFDKQKLLRLAQFYPQDFSDGDLLALDDQLELYIHYVSSSSDFSDLHGIGDLAKKMVETRMHRAFNYVYLLITLALVLPVATASVERAFSVMNIIKGPLRNKMGDQWLSDSLLVYVEKDVFDCIENEAIMLRFQNMNPRRGQL